Part of the Natrarchaeobius halalkaliphilus genome is shown below.
GGAAGCCACCACGATCAGTCCTTTATCACTTTTTTAGCCGCGAGAGGACAGTCATCGCGATTTTGATGACTCGCTCACAGCTGCGCCGGTGACCGGCGAGAAAATAGAACGAAATGCTATTGGGATCAATCACGAAACACGAACCGTGTTCGACGAGATCATGGAGAAGTTCGAGGGGTCTCCGAGCCAACAGGCCGTTATTCGGCTGTTGCTCGAGCGCGGCTTCTCCGTCAACGACGACGGACGGGTGGTATCGGGCGGGATCGAGATACCGAACACGGGAATCGCCCGCGAGATCGACGTCGACCGACGGGTGGTCGACTCGACGACGGACGTAATCCTTGCCGATCCCGAACTCCGCCGCATCTTTCAGAACATCTCGCAGGTGCCGAGTCTGATGGATCTCGCACCCGTGTTGGATCTCACCGTGCTGTCGATCGCGGTTGCCGATCCCGAGCGCGAGGGCATCGTCGCCGGCGTCACCGGGACGCTTGCCGACAACGACATCTCGATCCGCCAGGCGATCAGCGAGGATCCCGAGTTCACCGACGAGCCGAAGCTCTACCTCATTACGGATCATAACCTTCCGGGCGACGTCATCACCCAGATCCGAGATCTGGAGTACGTCCGAAAGATCGAGATTCAGTAGCTCACTCGTCCGACGAGCCGTCGACCTCGAGGAGCGACCTGAGAACGCTCGTGAGTTCCTCGAACCGCTCCATCGAGAGCGAATCCGCCGTCACCCAGACGCCGTGATCGCCCCGGATGATCCGCGTCAGGTAGCCGTTTTCGAACATGCGAATCGTCGCGCCGTACTCGCCCAGTTGCGTGTTTCGGTACGCCGACTGCGAGCGAAAGCCCAGGCGCTCGTGATCAGCGAAGCCGATCAGATCCGCGGTCTGCTCGAGATCCGAGCGGAGGTACAGTTGATCGACGGTTTCGTCGGTAAAGTAGGTGATACTCCGCAGTTCGTCCCCGACGGCGGTTCGGCAGGCGCTGATCAGTTCGTCCGCAAACGCATCCTCGATCGATTCGCGACCCATGTCACTGGTTAGCATTTGTAGGCACAATAGTATACTGGATCGATACTATCTGCCCCGTTTGGGCGGAACGACGTCGGCTCCGGGGCCGGGGGACCGACGCGCTCTTTTTCGAGGCGACGGTACGGCCGGTATGGTCGAAGACGGGGGGCTCACCGACGAGAACGGCGTGATCGAATCCGGCCGCGGTGGCGGGCCGTGAGCCGAAGTTATCGGACGCTCGAGGAACCAGCAACGGCCGAGTTCGTCGTCCGTGGCTCCGAGTTCTTCGGCCACGCCCGGCCCGTCGATTCCGTCGATGCCGCCGAGGAGTTCGTCGAAACCGTCGCGACGGAGTACGCCGACGCGACCCACAACGTCCCCGCGTATCGCGTTCGAGCCGATGCCGACGGCGACCTCCTTCGGGAGTACTCGAGCGACGACGGCGAGCCCTCCGGTTCGGCCGGAAAACCGGCACTGAACGTCCTCACACGGCAGGATCTAGAGAACTGTGCGGTCGTCGTCACCCGCTACTACGGCGGCACAAACCTGGGCGTCGGCGGCCTCGTGAGGGCGTATTCCCGAGCGGTGAAAGACGCGGTCGAGGCGGCAGGAATCGTCGAGCGCCGTCCCCACGAAACCGTCTCAGTCACCGTCGCCTACGACGACTCGGGAACGGTCCGATCCGTCCTGGAAAGCGAGGGCTACGAGTTCGACGGGGAGTATCAAGCCGACGTCTCCTTTACCGTTCGCGTCCCCATCGCGGAGAGCGCATCTCTACGGGACCGGATTCGAAGCGCGACCAGCGGTCGGGCCGACCTCGCGTGATCGGTTGCACGCGGATGGCCCCCACTCGAAGGCCGGATCGATCGTCTCGAGCCCGGAGATCGGATCGATCGTCTCGAGCCCGGAGATCGGATCGACCGTCTCGAGCATCTGGGCCTCGAGGACGTGCGGATGATACGCGTGAAGTTGGCCGTAGAGGGTTTATTAGCCTATACTTTGAAAGTCGAAGTAATAACTGTTGAACGCTCGATGGTCGGGGTCCTCGGTCCGGCGATCGGCTCGAGCGAATCCACTCTGTGGTCCCCGACGGAAGCGTCCTCGAGCCGAAAAGTTCGCTACTGTCCGCGAAGTGGCCGTACACGGTATAGCGGTCCGTACGAGCACTGACGGGAGCGACAGCTGGGTATTCTGTTCTGACAAGAGCTATAAGATTGGTGTTATGATATCGATTTATGCCCGTCCCCGAAATCAGCGCGCCCCTCCCGCGCGATATCCTCCTCGGTGTGCTCGCACTCAGCCTCCTCACCGCACCACTGTGGGCCGGTGCAGTGGGCGTTGGTGACCCGGCGTACACGTACGATCGAGCGGAAGTGACGACGACTGACGCCGGAATCGAGTACGCGGATCCGGAAGAGGCCCCTCATAGAACGCCGATTAGCGATTCGATCGAGTGTGCCGGATGGGGCGGTGATATCCGCGCCTGTACCTTCGAGGAACACCTCCTCGAGGAAGGGGCGATTCCAACGGGAATTCACGCGACCAACCCGAACAGTACCTCGGTACCGTCCGTCGTTCAGGCCGACTATTACCGGTACGTCCAGATCGAGAACACGGTCTACGAGCCATCGTACTCCCCCAACACCTCGGCACAGCGCGAGGACGGGATGTATCGAGTCGATATGACGCTCGAACCCGTTGCTCCCGAAGACGCGCTTTACTGGGTGTCGCTCGGCGGTGACAGGGCCCCATCCGTCGTTGCCGAAACTGCACGGGAGGGGACGACAACCACCACAGCGGAGGTCGACGTCCCCGAGACTCCGATCAGACTCGAGGACGAGACGTACTATCGCGTCTATCAGGAGAGAGAGGTCGACGAGCCCTCGACGGCGGAGAGCGGACTTCGGTTCCTCCTCACGTACGTCGCTCCGTTCGGTAGCCTGTTCATCGCTGTTCGCCTCTCTCGACGGTTCCACGTCTCCGACACCGGTAGGCAGAACCGGTGAGGGATGGCCGCTGTTGACAGTTGACGAAAGGTCCGACGAAACAGCCCCCGAGTAGCGTGCGCTCATTGCCCGATCTCTCGAGCCGTGGCGAAATCGCGCTCCCGACGGCTGCTACAGCCTCGAATGGATCGTCTCGGCCGTCTTCTCTCCGATCCCGGAGACGCTCTGGAGATCCTCGAGACTCGCCTCGCGGACGTTCTCGACGCTTCCGAACCGGCCGAGCAGCCGCTTTCGCGTCTCGGGTCCGATTCCCGGCACGTCGTCGAGAACCGTCTTCACCTCGTCGCGGATCGTCCGGTGGTACTGGACAGCAAAGCGGTGGGCCTCGTCGCGCACGCGCTGAAGGAGGTGCAGGTGGGGTGCGTCCGACGGCCAGGAGAACTCGCGATCGGGCGTGGTCACGCGCTCTTCGGCCTTGGCCAGCGCGATCGCGGGGACGTCCCAGCCGACGTCCGCAAGCGCCGACCGCGCGGCCTCGAGTTGACCCTCGCCGCCGTCGATCACCAGCAGGTCGGGATCGGGCCGGTCGTCGCGGCCCTCGACGGCGCGGCGAGCGCGCCACTCGAGGAGTTCGCGCATGTTGTCGTAGTCGTCGTTCTGCTCGAGAAGCTTCTTGCGCCGGTAGTCGGCCGTCTCGGCGCTGCCGTCGACGAACGTCACGTTGGCCCCGACCGCGGCTTTTCCCTGGGCGTGGCTCACGTCGAAGCCTTCGATTCGGTTGGCAGCGCCGATCTCAAGTGCGTCCGCGAGCATGCCACACTCGTCGTGCCCGCCGACGTTTCGCCGGGCGTTCTTCAGCGCGAGGTCGACGAGCTTTGCCTCCCGACCCGCGCCCGGAACGCGAACGGAAACGCCCTCGGCCTCGAGCCAGGCCGTCACCTCGTCGTCGCCGTGGCGTTCGGGCAACAAGAGAGCGTCGGGGAGTTCGCGCTCTGCGTAGTACTGTACGAGGAAGGCCGCGAGAACCGCGGGAACGCCGCCGCGCTCGCCGCCTGCACCTGCGACGCCTCCGACCGGTCCGTCCGCACCGTCGACGCCCGGCGTCTCGAGCGTGTGTCGATCCCGATCGACCAGTTTTCCGTCCTCCGCGCGCAGGCGGGCGACCGTCGCGGACTCGCCTTCGATCGCCGCCCCGAGAACGTCGACGGTTCGCTCGTCACCGACCGACTGGACCGCTTCGCCGCCCTCGCCGTGGAAGGCCTCGACGGCCTCGAGTCGATCTCGAAGGTTCGCCGCGCGCTCGAAGTTCTGCTGGGACGCTGCGGTCTCCATCGACCGACGCAGTGGATCGGCCAGCGCTCCCGTCTCGCCCTCGAGAAAGCGCTCGACGGCGGTGACGTCCTCGCGGTAGCTCTCCCGGTCGATCTCGCCCGTACAGGGGGCACTACAGAGTCCCATCTCGTAGTCGAGACAGGGGCGATCCCGGTTTTCGTACTTGTGGTCCGAACAGCCCCGAACGCCGTATCCCTCCCGCAGGGCCTTCACGACCGTTTCGACCTGTCTCACGCTGGTGTAGGGTCCGAAGACCGTCGCGGACTCGGCCGGATCGCGGGTCAGTTCGATGCGCGGCGCGTCGTGGTCGGTGAGCTGAACCATCGGGTACGACTTGTCGTCTCTGAGTCGGACGTTGTAGCGAGGCTGGTGGCGCTTGATCAGGTTCGCCTCGAGCAACAGCGCCTGCGTTTCGGTGTCGGTGATGGCGATCTCGAGCCCGTCCGCCCGGTCGACCATCCGACCGATCCGGGCGCTCCGCGGGTCGGCGTACGATCGAACCCGACTCCGAAGATCGACGGCTTTCCCGACGTAAAGGGTCGTCTCACCCTCCTGGAACTGATAGACGCCCGGCTCTCGCGGAAGCGACTGCGCGTGCTCGCGAACCCCGTCAGCGTTCATCGACGGCCCTAGGGAGTCGGAGGCTTTGAGCCTGACCCATCGGCGTCGTCGCGTGTGATCTCCTCGAGGGAGGAATCAGGTCGGATCGCGTCCTCGAGTTCGAGCGCGACCGCTCCGACGTCGTCGATTTCGTCCGCGGCGAACGCGATGTCGTCGTCGCCGCGAACCTCGAGTACGAGTCGACGCGCTCGTGACCGCGCGTAGAGGAGACCACCGCCCGCGGCGACCGCGATCGCGAGGAGGCCGCTCGCGAGAATCGCGAGGTCGATCATCCGAAACAGGATTTCGACGGTCTCGATCGCGTTTCCGACGACGGCCCCGCCGGAGTCCGTCCGGGCGTCCGGCTGCTCGAGATCGGCACTCGGGACGAGGGCTGCGAAACTGACGAGCAGGTGCAGGCCGAGCAGAGAGACGCCGACGATCGCGCCACCGCCGGCTCGAAGCAGGTGGCGGGTCGCGCCGTCGGTTCGGATAGTCGCGCTCGCGACGTTCGGTCGATCGACGTGGCGGTAGGCCGAACCGACCTCGTCTGGTTCGAACGCGAGAACGCGGTGCGTCGTGACGAACACCGTCGCTCGACCGCACTCGACCCGCCGCTCGACGCGTTCGCCGTCGTACAGGAGCTGATCGACGCGGTCGGTCCAGGATCTCGACATCGGAAGTTCCCTCGGAGTCGGCTTCGGTACGAAGAATCGGTCGCCGGGGATAAGTACGTCAGGGCCCGCCCGAATCACGAAGCCGGTACGACTGTTTCGCCAAAAATCACGAAACTCGAACGACCGATACCCCGTGAATCACGAACCGGGCTCCGCCGACCCGGCCGTCGACGAGGTCGATCGTCCAGCCGTGTGCGTCAGCGATCGCGTCGACGATCGCGAGGCCGAACCCCGTCCCCTCCTGTGACGTCGTGTATCCGTGTCCGAAGACCTCCTCGCGTTCGTCCGCCGAAACGCCGGGTCCGTCGTCTTCGACGAACAACACGCCCTCGTCCCAGCCGACGCGAACCGTCACCGTCGGCTCACCGGTCACGGGATCGTCGGCGCGTCCGTGTTCGATCGCGTTGCGAAACAGGTTCTCGAACAGCTGACAGAGCCGGTCGCCGTCCGCTTCGATCGTAACGTCGCCCGAGAACTCCTCGACGAGTCGGGCATCCGCCGTCTCGACGTAGTGCCAGGATTTCGAGACGACGTTCGTCAGCCTCACCGGACCCGGATCGTCGACGATCCGTCCCTGGCTGGCGAGCGCCAGCAGATCGTCGATGAGCGACTCCATCCGATCCTGTGCGCTGATAACTTCCTCGAGGTGCTCGGCTGCGTCCGAATCCGATAGAGAAGAGCGAGCGAGTTCGGCGTTTCCCTGTGCGACGGTCAGCGGGTTTCGAAGGTCGTGGCTTACGACGCTGACGAAGCGCTCGAGTTGTTCGTTCTGGCGCGTGAGCCGTCGTTCGCGTCGCTTGCGATCCGTGATGTCCGTATACACCCCGTAACCTTCGATCTCGCCGTCGAAACCCGAAACGATGACCGGCTGAAAGATGAACGTTCGCCGTTCGCGCTCGGCCGTCAACCGATCGACCTCTACCCCGCCGTCGGTATCGGACCGAAACCAGACGTCGACCGGTTCCGAATCCGCATCCTCGGGGGCGATCAGCTCCGGGAGCGATCTGCCGATCACCTCGGTCCCGTAACCGAACGTCGCCTCGAACGCCGGGTTGAGACCGGTGACGGTCGGTACCGAGCCGTCGAACGACACCGTCACCACCGGATCGGGTATCTCCTCGACGAGCGTATCGAACCGCCGGTGGGCTTTCTCACGAGCCTGAATCTCGGTCGCAACGATCTCGAGATAGCCGTCGGTCCTGTGGCCGATCGTCTCGCAGATATCCGCGACTTCGTGACTCGAGTACGACTCCGCGGGGGATATGTCGAGCTCGGCGAGCGTCTGCTGGA
Proteins encoded:
- a CDS encoding ATP-binding protein; the encoded protein is MDHDELVSTFGQTVGIEKARSLIQQTLAELDISPAESYSSHEVADICETIGHRTDGYLEIVATEIQAREKAHRRFDTLVEEIPDPVVTVSFDGSVPTVTGLNPAFEATFGYGTEVIGRSLPELIAPEDADSEPVDVWFRSDTDGGVEVDRLTAERERRTFIFQPVIVSGFDGEIEGYGVYTDITDRKRRERRLTRQNEQLERFVSVVSHDLRNPLTVAQGNAELARSSLSDSDAAEHLEEVISAQDRMESLIDDLLALASQGRIVDDPGPVRLTNVVSKSWHYVETADARLVEEFSGDVTIEADGDRLCQLFENLFRNAIEHGRADDPVTGEPTVTVRVGWDEGVLFVEDDGPGVSADEREEVFGHGYTTSQEGTGFGLAIVDAIADAHGWTIDLVDGRVGGARFVIHGVSVVRVS
- a CDS encoding amino acid-binding protein → MFDEIMEKFEGSPSQQAVIRLLLERGFSVNDDGRVVSGGIEIPNTGIAREIDVDRRVVDSTTDVILADPELRRIFQNISQVPSLMDLAPVLDLTVLSIAVADPEREGIVAGVTGTLADNDISIRQAISEDPEFTDEPKLYLITDHNLPGDVITQIRDLEYVRKIEIQ
- a CDS encoding excinuclease ABC subunit C; amino-acid sequence: MNADGVREHAQSLPREPGVYQFQEGETTLYVGKAVDLRSRVRSYADPRSARIGRMVDRADGLEIAITDTETQALLLEANLIKRHQPRYNVRLRDDKSYPMVQLTDHDAPRIELTRDPAESATVFGPYTSVRQVETVVKALREGYGVRGCSDHKYENRDRPCLDYEMGLCSAPCTGEIDRESYREDVTAVERFLEGETGALADPLRRSMETAASQQNFERAANLRDRLEAVEAFHGEGGEAVQSVGDERTVDVLGAAIEGESATVARLRAEDGKLVDRDRHTLETPGVDGADGPVGGVAGAGGERGGVPAVLAAFLVQYYAERELPDALLLPERHGDDEVTAWLEAEGVSVRVPGAGREAKLVDLALKNARRNVGGHDECGMLADALEIGAANRIEGFDVSHAQGKAAVGANVTFVDGSAETADYRRKKLLEQNDDYDNMRELLEWRARRAVEGRDDRPDPDLLVIDGGEGQLEAARSALADVGWDVPAIALAKAEERVTTPDREFSWPSDAPHLHLLQRVRDEAHRFAVQYHRTIRDEVKTVLDDVPGIGPETRKRLLGRFGSVENVREASLEDLQSVSGIGEKTAETIHSRL
- a CDS encoding DUF7522 family protein; its protein translation is MGRESIEDAFADELISACRTAVGDELRSITYFTDETVDQLYLRSDLEQTADLIGFADHERLGFRSQSAYRNTQLGEYGATIRMFENGYLTRIIRGDHGVWVTADSLSMERFEELTSVLRSLLEVDGSSDE
- a CDS encoding IMPACT family protein: MSRSYRTLEEPATAEFVVRGSEFFGHARPVDSVDAAEEFVETVATEYADATHNVPAYRVRADADGDLLREYSSDDGEPSGSAGKPALNVLTRQDLENCAVVVTRYYGGTNLGVGGLVRAYSRAVKDAVEAAGIVERRPHETVSVTVAYDDSGTVRSVLESEGYEFDGEYQADVSFTVRVPIAESASLRDRIRSATSGRADLA